Proteins encoded by one window of Dendropsophus ebraccatus isolate aDenEbr1 chromosome 4, aDenEbr1.pat, whole genome shotgun sequence:
- the LOC138787916 gene encoding serine/threonine-protein kinase D3-like isoform X1: protein MTLDKFSSGKTTVRLQIGLCREAYHLHPSEANYVTLKRLAMDLVEKKYPEYGFLGVSEKIQLFRHNLNSENVLERLIPSNFIGEGDLIEVILPASVSLDFSIRPHILLVHSYKSPAFCDYCGEMLFGLVRQGLKCQGCGLNFHKRCAFKIPNNCRGVKRSHLSSRSFTGASSIPKQRAVTLPTGGSLEDLGGNNSEAQVNNRKSRVPSFKGRPIWKDWQDMNRVKVPHTFQVHTYTRPTICQHCRRLLKGLFRQGMQCKDCRFNCHRRCVPDVPDECLGEVASIDGEDGESFNQEVEYESENERLISASSSSTQEEEEIPVKSPESTVRGCDNPMFDSNFIPLMRVVQSVRYNKKKNSCVLMEGWLVHFTSKDSMRKKHYWQLDSKCITLFHNDTGGKFYKELPLSDILHIELFDKNINNLTKDGETPHCFELLTDTLVFYVGERRPNPQAGYNRADSGDIWYKMIRQALMPGMGESTTTKSSVKSSIPGASVQPQQNLDISHMYQIFPDEVLGSGQFGTVYGGKHRKTGRDVAIKIIDKLRFPSRQESQLRNEVAILQNLRCPGVVDLEAMCETPERIYVVMEKLHGDMLEMILSSDKGRLPERITRFLVTQILVALRHLHSKSIVHCDLKPENVLLATEDPFPQVKLCDFGFARIIGEKSFRRSVVGTPAYLAPEVLRNSGYNRSLDMWSVGVIIYVSLSGTFPFNEDEDINDQIRNAAFMYPKNPWNEISNDAIALISSLLQVQIRRRFSVDKALSHPWMQDFQTWLDLRELETKVGQRYITHESDDARWQRFAEECGIDYPQHFVMGPRYDETEEEDEE from the exons taccCTGAATATGGATTTTTGGGTGTTTCCGAAAAGATTCAACTCTTTCGCCATAACCTAAACTCAGAAAATGTCCTTGAGCGTCTTATACCGAGCAATTTCATTGGAGAGGGAGACTTAATTGAAGTAATTCTTCCCG CGTCTGTGTCCCTTGACTTCTCAATCCGGCCTCACATCCTACTAGTTCACTCCTACAAATCTCCGGCCTTCTGTGACTATTGTGGGGAAATGTTGTTCGGCTTAGTGAGACAAGGCCTAAAATGCCaag GCTGTGGTCTTAACTTTCACAAGAGATGCGCCTTTAAGATACCTAACAACTGCAGGGGCGTAAAAAGAAGTCACCTTTCCAGTAGATCATTTACAGGGGCAAGTTCTATCCCCAAACAAAGAGCTGTGACGCTACCAACTGGAGGCAGCTTAGAAGACCTTGGAGGAAATAACTCAGAGGCACAG GTTAACAACAGAAAATCCAGAGTCCCATCCTTCAAGGGACGACCTATATGGAAAGATTGGCAGGATATGAACAGAGTGAAAGTCCCCCACACCTTTCAAGTCCATACATACACACGTCCAACAATATGCCAACACTGCCGACGCCTCCTAAAGGGACTTTTCAGACAGGGCATGCAATGCAAAG ATTGTCGCTTTAACTGCCACAGACGATGTGTCCCAGATGTACCAGACGAGTGCCTGGGAGAAGTAGCCAGTATTGATGGAGAAG ATGGAGAAAGTTTTAACCAAGAAGTTGAATATGAAAGTGAAAACGAGAGACTGATCAGtgccagtagtagtagtacacaggaggaagaggagattcCCGTTAAAAGTCCGGAAAGCACAGTCCGAGGATGTGATAATCCAATGTTTGATAG TAATTTCATCCCGCTCATGAGAGTTGTACAGTCTGTGCGGTATAACAAGAAGAAAAATAGTTGCGTATTGATGGAAGGCTGGCTGGTCCACTTCACCAGCAAGGATAGTATG AGAAAAAAACATTACTGGCAGCTGGACAGCAAATGTATAACCTTATTCCATAATGACACTGGTGGAAAGTTTTACAAG GAATTGCCCCTTTCTGATATCCTTCACATTGAACTTTTTGACAAAAATATCAATAACCTTACAAAAGATGGGGAGACACCGCACTGCTTTGAGCTGCtgacagacaccctggtgttttATGTTGGGGAAAGACGTCCTAATCCACAGGCTGGTTACAACCGCGCAGATTCTGGGGATATCTGGTATAAAATGATTCGACAAGCCCTGATGCCTGGCATGGGTGAGAGCACCACAACAAAGAGCTCCGTCAAGTCCAGTATTCCAG GAGCTTCGGTTCAACCACAGCAGAATTTg GATATCAGTCATATGTATCAGATCTTTCCTGATGAAGTTCTAGGTTCAGGACAGTTTGGCACTGTCTATGGAG gaaAGCATCGGAAGACTGGGAGAGATGTTGCAATAAAAATCATTGATAAACTTAGATTTCCCAGCAGGCAAGAAAGTCAGCTCAGAAACGAGGTGGCCATATTGCAG aacCTGCGCTGTCCGGGTGTTGTTGACCTGGAAGCCATGTGTGAGACACCGGAACGTATTTATGTAGTCATGGAAAAGCTGCATGGTGATATGTTAGAAATGATCCTCTCCAGCGACAAAGGCAGACTCCCTGAAAGGATCACAAGGTTCCTTGTAACTCAG ATATTAGTCGCACTACGTCACCTTCATTCAAAGAGTATCGTTCACTGTGATCTCAAACCAGAGAATGTTCTCCTGGCAACAGAAGATCCATTTCCACAG GTAAAACTTTGTGACTTTGGCTTTGCTCGCATCATCGGTGAGAAATCTTTCAGAAGGTCGGTGGTTGGGACTCCTGCCTATCTGGCTCCTGAAGTTCTGAGGAACAGTGGTTACAATCGGTCACTGGATATGTGGTCTGTAGGAGTCATCATCTATGTCAGCCTTAGTGGTACCTTCCCCTTCAATGAGGATGAAGATATTAATGATCAGATACGAAATGCAGCCTTTATGTATCCCAAGAACCCATGGAATGAGATTTCAAATGACG cTATTGCCCTTATTAGCAGTTTGTTACAAGTACAAATCAGAAGACGATTTAGTGTTGACAAGGCGCTGAGTCACCCATGGATGCAG GATTTTCAGACTTGGTTGGACCTCCGAGAGTTGGAGACCAAAGTTGGGCAAAGATACATTACTCATGAGAGTGACGATGCTCGCTGGCAACGATTTGCG
- the LOC138787916 gene encoding serine/threonine-protein kinase D3-like isoform X2 has protein sequence MNYPEYGFLGVSEKIQLFRHNLNSENVLERLIPSNFIGEGDLIEVILPASVSLDFSIRPHILLVHSYKSPAFCDYCGEMLFGLVRQGLKCQGCGLNFHKRCAFKIPNNCRGVKRSHLSSRSFTGASSIPKQRAVTLPTGGSLEDLGGNNSEAQVNNRKSRVPSFKGRPIWKDWQDMNRVKVPHTFQVHTYTRPTICQHCRRLLKGLFRQGMQCKDCRFNCHRRCVPDVPDECLGEVASIDGEDGESFNQEVEYESENERLISASSSSTQEEEEIPVKSPESTVRGCDNPMFDSNFIPLMRVVQSVRYNKKKNSCVLMEGWLVHFTSKDSMRKKHYWQLDSKCITLFHNDTGGKFYKELPLSDILHIELFDKNINNLTKDGETPHCFELLTDTLVFYVGERRPNPQAGYNRADSGDIWYKMIRQALMPGMGESTTTKSSVKSSIPGASVQPQQNLDISHMYQIFPDEVLGSGQFGTVYGGKHRKTGRDVAIKIIDKLRFPSRQESQLRNEVAILQNLRCPGVVDLEAMCETPERIYVVMEKLHGDMLEMILSSDKGRLPERITRFLVTQILVALRHLHSKSIVHCDLKPENVLLATEDPFPQVKLCDFGFARIIGEKSFRRSVVGTPAYLAPEVLRNSGYNRSLDMWSVGVIIYVSLSGTFPFNEDEDINDQIRNAAFMYPKNPWNEISNDAIALISSLLQVQIRRRFSVDKALSHPWMQDFQTWLDLRELETKVGQRYITHESDDARWQRFAEECGIDYPQHFVMGPRYDETEEEDEE, from the exons taccCTGAATATGGATTTTTGGGTGTTTCCGAAAAGATTCAACTCTTTCGCCATAACCTAAACTCAGAAAATGTCCTTGAGCGTCTTATACCGAGCAATTTCATTGGAGAGGGAGACTTAATTGAAGTAATTCTTCCCG CGTCTGTGTCCCTTGACTTCTCAATCCGGCCTCACATCCTACTAGTTCACTCCTACAAATCTCCGGCCTTCTGTGACTATTGTGGGGAAATGTTGTTCGGCTTAGTGAGACAAGGCCTAAAATGCCaag GCTGTGGTCTTAACTTTCACAAGAGATGCGCCTTTAAGATACCTAACAACTGCAGGGGCGTAAAAAGAAGTCACCTTTCCAGTAGATCATTTACAGGGGCAAGTTCTATCCCCAAACAAAGAGCTGTGACGCTACCAACTGGAGGCAGCTTAGAAGACCTTGGAGGAAATAACTCAGAGGCACAG GTTAACAACAGAAAATCCAGAGTCCCATCCTTCAAGGGACGACCTATATGGAAAGATTGGCAGGATATGAACAGAGTGAAAGTCCCCCACACCTTTCAAGTCCATACATACACACGTCCAACAATATGCCAACACTGCCGACGCCTCCTAAAGGGACTTTTCAGACAGGGCATGCAATGCAAAG ATTGTCGCTTTAACTGCCACAGACGATGTGTCCCAGATGTACCAGACGAGTGCCTGGGAGAAGTAGCCAGTATTGATGGAGAAG ATGGAGAAAGTTTTAACCAAGAAGTTGAATATGAAAGTGAAAACGAGAGACTGATCAGtgccagtagtagtagtacacaggaggaagaggagattcCCGTTAAAAGTCCGGAAAGCACAGTCCGAGGATGTGATAATCCAATGTTTGATAG TAATTTCATCCCGCTCATGAGAGTTGTACAGTCTGTGCGGTATAACAAGAAGAAAAATAGTTGCGTATTGATGGAAGGCTGGCTGGTCCACTTCACCAGCAAGGATAGTATG AGAAAAAAACATTACTGGCAGCTGGACAGCAAATGTATAACCTTATTCCATAATGACACTGGTGGAAAGTTTTACAAG GAATTGCCCCTTTCTGATATCCTTCACATTGAACTTTTTGACAAAAATATCAATAACCTTACAAAAGATGGGGAGACACCGCACTGCTTTGAGCTGCtgacagacaccctggtgttttATGTTGGGGAAAGACGTCCTAATCCACAGGCTGGTTACAACCGCGCAGATTCTGGGGATATCTGGTATAAAATGATTCGACAAGCCCTGATGCCTGGCATGGGTGAGAGCACCACAACAAAGAGCTCCGTCAAGTCCAGTATTCCAG GAGCTTCGGTTCAACCACAGCAGAATTTg GATATCAGTCATATGTATCAGATCTTTCCTGATGAAGTTCTAGGTTCAGGACAGTTTGGCACTGTCTATGGAG gaaAGCATCGGAAGACTGGGAGAGATGTTGCAATAAAAATCATTGATAAACTTAGATTTCCCAGCAGGCAAGAAAGTCAGCTCAGAAACGAGGTGGCCATATTGCAG aacCTGCGCTGTCCGGGTGTTGTTGACCTGGAAGCCATGTGTGAGACACCGGAACGTATTTATGTAGTCATGGAAAAGCTGCATGGTGATATGTTAGAAATGATCCTCTCCAGCGACAAAGGCAGACTCCCTGAAAGGATCACAAGGTTCCTTGTAACTCAG ATATTAGTCGCACTACGTCACCTTCATTCAAAGAGTATCGTTCACTGTGATCTCAAACCAGAGAATGTTCTCCTGGCAACAGAAGATCCATTTCCACAG GTAAAACTTTGTGACTTTGGCTTTGCTCGCATCATCGGTGAGAAATCTTTCAGAAGGTCGGTGGTTGGGACTCCTGCCTATCTGGCTCCTGAAGTTCTGAGGAACAGTGGTTACAATCGGTCACTGGATATGTGGTCTGTAGGAGTCATCATCTATGTCAGCCTTAGTGGTACCTTCCCCTTCAATGAGGATGAAGATATTAATGATCAGATACGAAATGCAGCCTTTATGTATCCCAAGAACCCATGGAATGAGATTTCAAATGACG cTATTGCCCTTATTAGCAGTTTGTTACAAGTACAAATCAGAAGACGATTTAGTGTTGACAAGGCGCTGAGTCACCCATGGATGCAG GATTTTCAGACTTGGTTGGACCTCCGAGAGTTGGAGACCAAAGTTGGGCAAAGATACATTACTCATGAGAGTGACGATGCTCGCTGGCAACGATTTGCG